In a genomic window of Staphylococcus taiwanensis:
- the proC gene encoding pyrroline-5-carboxylate reductase yields MKIVFYGAGNMAQAIFKGIIESKMLNPDDIYLTNKSNEEALKKFAEELGVKYSYDDEALLKDADYVFLGTKPYDFEKVAERIQPYITDDNRFISLMAGLTIHYIHEQLGVTNPIARIMPNTNAQVGHSVTGISFSGNFGPKSKDEVIDLINAFGSVIEVKEDHLHQVTAITGSGPAFLYHVFEQYVKAGTELGLEKNQVEESIKNLIIGTSKMIERSDLSMEQLRKNITSKGGTTQAGLNALDQHDIEGIFKDCLNAAVNRSVELSKNEDN; encoded by the coding sequence ATGAAAATAGTATTTTATGGTGCAGGAAATATGGCTCAAGCCATTTTTAAGGGTATTATAGAGTCTAAAATGTTAAATCCAGACGATATTTATTTAACAAACAAATCAAATGAAGAAGCCTTAAAAAAATTTGCTGAGGAGCTTGGAGTTAAATATAGTTATGATGACGAGGCATTATTAAAAGATGCAGATTATGTATTTTTAGGAACAAAGCCTTATGATTTTGAAAAAGTAGCTGAAAGAATCCAACCTTATATTACTGATGATAATCGCTTTATTTCATTAATGGCAGGTTTGACAATTCATTATATTCATGAGCAACTAGGCGTTACTAATCCCATTGCTCGAATTATGCCAAACACAAATGCTCAAGTAGGACATTCTGTAACTGGTATTAGTTTTTCAGGTAACTTTGGCCCTAAATCCAAGGATGAGGTCATCGATTTAATAAATGCATTTGGATCGGTCATTGAGGTTAAAGAGGATCACTTACATCAAGTTACTGCCATAACAGGAAGCGGTCCAGCTTTCTTATACCATGTATTTGAGCAATATGTTAAAGCTGGTACAGAACTAGGTTTAGAAAAGAATCAAGTAGAAGAATCAATTAAAAATTTAATTATTGGAACAAGTAAAATGATAGAACGTTCTGATTTAAGTATGGAACAACTACGAAAGAATATTACTTCTAAAGGCGGTACAACTCAGGCTGGTCTAAATGCATTAGATCAACATGATATTGAAGGAATATTCAAAGATTGTTTAAATGCTGCGGTAAATCGTAGTGTAGAGCTATCTAAAAATGAAGATAACTAA
- a CDS encoding rRNA pseudouridine synthase, translating into MSKELERLQKRIANSGYTSRRKAETLISEGKVKVNGDIVTELGTKVKASDTVEVEGIKIEQEDKMYILFYKPTQVITSVSDDRGRTVVTDYFDDLETRIYPVGRLDYDTSGLLLLTNDGEFTNLMTHPRYHIQKKYIAKLKGYLMREEVRSLEKGIQLEDGFTQPAEVKVKKQDKEKNTTLVEITISEGRNRQVRRMFEHFGHKVDKLTRIQFGNLDLKGLNAGEGRVLTPHEVKVLRHMAENGK; encoded by the coding sequence ATGAGTAAAGAATTAGAAAGACTTCAAAAGCGCATCGCTAATAGTGGTTACACTTCACGAAGAAAAGCAGAAACGCTAATTTCAGAAGGTAAAGTTAAAGTCAACGGCGATATTGTAACTGAATTAGGAACGAAGGTTAAAGCTTCCGATACAGTTGAAGTTGAAGGCATTAAAATCGAACAAGAAGATAAAATGTATATTTTATTTTATAAACCTACTCAAGTCATTACGAGTGTATCAGATGATAGAGGGCGCACAGTTGTGACTGATTATTTTGATGATTTAGAAACGCGTATTTACCCAGTGGGACGTTTAGACTACGATACTTCAGGTTTATTATTACTTACAAATGATGGTGAATTCACTAATTTGATGACGCATCCTAGATATCATATTCAAAAAAAATATATAGCTAAGTTAAAAGGCTACTTAATGCGTGAAGAAGTTAGATCATTAGAAAAAGGAATTCAATTAGAAGATGGTTTCACTCAACCAGCTGAAGTTAAGGTTAAAAAACAAGATAAAGAAAAAAATACGACTCTTGTTGAAATAACAATTAGTGAAGGTAGAAATAGACAAGTTAGACGTATGTTTGAGCATTTTGGTCATAAAGTGGACAAGCTTACACGCATTCAATTTGGAAATCTTGATTTAAAAGGTTTGAATGCTGGTGAAGGTAGAGTATTGACTCCACATGAAGTAAAAGTTTTACGACATATGGCTGAGAATGGAAAATAA
- a CDS encoding glucose-6-phosphate dehydrogenase: MSKQTKHIPCLITIFGATGDLSHRKLFPSLFHLFQQDNLDEHIAIIGIGRRDYTNEVFREQVKASIQTHVKDTEQIDEFMEHVYYFKHDVSDEQSYYSLLDFSNELDSKYQLKGNRLFYLAMAPQFFGIISDYLKSSGLTETTGFKRLVIEKPFGSDLKSAEQLNNQLRQSFKEEEIYRIDHYLGKDMVQNIEVLRFSNAMFEPLWNNKYISNIQVTSSEILGVEDRGGYYESSGALKDMVQNHMLQMVALLAMEAPISLNSEDIRAEKVKVLKSLRKLESEEVRQNFVRGQYGEGYINGEKVKAYRDEDRVVEDSNTPTFVSGRLTIDNFRWAGVPFYIRTGKRMKSKTIQVVVEFKEVPMNLYYQTDKLLDSNLLVINIQPNEGISLHLNAKKNIQGIDTEPVQLSYAMSAQDKMNTVDAYENLLFDCLKGDATNFTHWEELKSTWKFVDIIQDEWNMNEPDFPNYESGTNGPLESDLLLSRDGNHWWDDIQ, translated from the coding sequence TTGAGTAAACAAACTAAACATATCCCTTGTTTAATTACTATTTTCGGTGCAACCGGAGATTTAAGTCATAGAAAATTATTCCCATCGCTGTTCCATCTGTTTCAACAGGATAATTTAGATGAACATATCGCAATTATTGGTATTGGACGACGAGACTACACAAATGAGGTCTTTCGTGAACAAGTAAAAGCATCTATTCAAACGCATGTTAAAGATACAGAGCAAATAGATGAGTTTATGGAACATGTTTACTACTTTAAACATGATGTTAGTGATGAACAAAGTTATTATTCATTATTGGATTTCTCTAATGAATTAGATTCGAAATATCAATTAAAAGGTAACCGTTTATTCTACCTAGCAATGGCGCCTCAATTCTTTGGTATTATTTCCGATTATCTAAAATCATCAGGCCTAACTGAAACGACTGGATTTAAACGTTTGGTAATTGAGAAACCTTTTGGTAGTGATTTAAAATCAGCAGAACAATTAAATAATCAATTACGTCAATCTTTTAAAGAAGAAGAAATCTATAGAATTGATCATTATTTGGGTAAAGATATGGTTCAAAATATCGAAGTATTACGTTTCTCTAATGCCATGTTTGAACCACTTTGGAACAATAAATATATTTCAAATATTCAAGTAACATCATCAGAAATTCTTGGCGTTGAGGATCGTGGTGGTTATTATGAATCAAGTGGTGCACTTAAGGATATGGTTCAAAACCATATGTTACAAATGGTTGCTTTACTCGCAATGGAAGCTCCTATTAGTTTAAATAGTGAAGATATTCGTGCTGAAAAGGTTAAAGTACTTAAATCATTAAGAAAACTTGAATCAGAAGAAGTTAGACAAAACTTTGTTCGTGGTCAGTATGGTGAAGGTTATATTAATGGTGAAAAAGTCAAAGCTTATCGTGATGAGGATCGAGTTGTTGAAGATTCTAATACACCTACATTTGTTTCTGGTAGATTGACAATTGATAATTTCCGTTGGGCTGGCGTACCATTTTACATCCGAACTGGTAAACGTATGAAATCTAAAACAATTCAAGTTGTGGTCGAATTTAAAGAAGTTCCAATGAATCTGTATTATCAAACGGATAAATTACTTGATTCAAATTTATTAGTCATTAATATTCAACCTAATGAAGGTATTTCGCTTCATTTGAATGCTAAGAAAAATATTCAAGGAATTGATACTGAACCTGTTCAACTATCCTACGCAATGAGCGCACAAGATAAAATGAATACAGTAGATGCATATGAAAATCTATTATTTGACTGTCTTAAAGGTGATGCAACCAACTTTACTCATTGGGAAGAATTAAAATCTACATGGAAATTTGTAGATATTATTCAAGACGAATGGAATATGAATGAGCCTGATTTCCCTAATTACGAATCTGGTACTAATGGTCCACTCGAAAGTGACTTATTACTTAGTCGAGATGGTAATCATTGGTGGGATGATATTCAATAA
- a CDS encoding NUDIX hydrolase: MKFDEKTFDRTVIYNGKIIDLEIHDVELPDGNTSKRELVYHNGAVAVCAITPNNEILLVKQFRKPVEKPLLEIPAGKLEKDEEREEAAKRELEEETGYIANELEFITNMYGSPGFSNEKLTIYFANNLSEGQLNLDEDEFVELHKVPVSEIKSLLDSQEIEDAKTIIGLQYVLLNYNHSNLD; this comes from the coding sequence ATGAAATTTGATGAAAAAACTTTTGATAGAACGGTAATATACAATGGCAAAATTATAGACTTAGAAATACACGATGTTGAATTACCTGACGGTAATACTTCAAAACGTGAACTAGTCTATCACAATGGTGCTGTAGCAGTGTGTGCAATTACGCCAAATAACGAGATTTTACTCGTCAAACAGTTTCGTAAGCCAGTGGAAAAACCGCTTCTTGAAATTCCTGCAGGTAAACTTGAAAAAGATGAAGAAAGGGAAGAAGCAGCTAAAAGAGAGTTAGAAGAAGAAACAGGTTATATTGCAAATGAATTAGAATTCATAACAAATATGTATGGTTCTCCAGGATTTTCAAATGAAAAATTAACAATTTACTTTGCTAATAATCTTAGCGAAGGGCAATTAAATCTTGATGAAGATGAATTTGTTGAATTACATAAAGTACCGGTTTCTGAAATAAAATCATTACTCGATAGTCAAGAAATCGAAGATGCTAAAACAATTATTGGTTTACAATATGTGTTATTAAATTATAATCATTCTAATTTAGATTAG
- a CDS encoding aldo/keto reductase, translating to MQKNILKSGIEISELGLGCMSLGTNYKEAEPIIESAIENGITYFDTADIYDRGVNEEIVGKALKKYQNRDDIVIGTKVGNRPTDDGGTTWDPSKNYIKVSVKGSLKRLGLDHLDLYQLHGGTIDDPLDETISAFNELKQEGIIKAYGISSIRPNVIDYYLKHSEIETIMSQFNLIDNRPESLLNDIHAHSVKVLARGPVFKGLLTSNSVDALDHKFSDGIFDYNHHDLGETVASVKEIESNLSALTFEYLKSHDALGSIIVGASSVQQLEENVSNYHKHVSLDQVKAARERVKNIEYTQHLK from the coding sequence ATGCAAAAGAATATTTTAAAGAGTGGCATCGAAATTTCAGAGTTAGGTTTAGGTTGTATGAGTTTAGGCACTAATTATAAAGAAGCTGAACCGATTATTGAAAGCGCGATTGAAAATGGAATTACTTATTTTGATACAGCTGATATATATGATAGAGGGGTAAATGAAGAGATTGTTGGTAAAGCGTTAAAAAAATATCAAAATAGAGATGACATTGTAATTGGTACGAAAGTGGGTAATCGCCCGACCGATGATGGTGGCACTACATGGGATCCTTCAAAAAATTATATTAAAGTGAGTGTCAAAGGTTCTTTAAAACGACTTGGTTTAGATCATCTAGATTTATATCAATTACATGGAGGTACTATTGATGATCCATTAGATGAAACAATTAGTGCGTTTAATGAATTAAAACAAGAAGGCATTATTAAAGCCTATGGTATTTCTTCAATTCGCCCTAATGTCATAGATTATTACTTAAAACATAGTGAAATTGAAACGATTATGTCACAATTTAATTTAATTGATAATCGTCCTGAAAGTTTATTAAATGATATCCATGCGCATAGTGTGAAAGTATTGGCTCGTGGACCAGTATTCAAAGGTTTATTAACTTCAAATAGCGTTGATGCTCTAGATCATAAGTTTAGTGATGGTATTTTTGATTATAACCATCATGATTTAGGTGAAACAGTTGCATCAGTTAAAGAAATTGAAAGTAATTTAAGTGCCCTTACATTTGAATATTTAAAATCTCACGATGCACTAGGTTCTATTATTGTTGGTGCTAGTTCTGTACAACAGTTGGAAGAAAATGTTAGTAATTATCATAAACATGTAAGCTTAGATCAGGTTAAAGCGGCACGTGAACGTGTTAAGAATATTGAATATACGCAGCATTTAAAATAA
- the rnz gene encoding ribonuclease Z, translating to MEITFFGTSAGLPTKDRNTQAIALNLEPYSNTIWLFDVGEGTQHQILHHSIKLGKVDHIFITHMHGDHIFGLPGLLTSRSFQGGEDKPLTLIGPTGLQQFIETNLKLSESHLNYPITYIEIDNNFTYHHDGFTVSAKLLNHGIPSYGYRIESPTTPGTINVDALKAIGLDPGPKYQEVKMYDNFEHEGQIFNSSDFKGPAKPGPIVSIFGDTKPCKNEYVIAQNSDVMVHEATYIEGDKTLANNYHHSHIEDVFLLIGHANVKKSLITHLSNRYNQDDIEEINQNLKSRMSTPNFEFVKDFQTFKI from the coding sequence ATGGAAATAACATTCTTCGGTACGAGCGCGGGGTTACCAACCAAAGATAGAAATACACAAGCGATTGCGCTAAACCTAGAACCTTATTCAAATACGATATGGTTGTTTGATGTCGGTGAAGGAACCCAGCATCAAATTTTGCATCATTCCATTAAACTCGGTAAAGTTGATCATATTTTTATTACGCATATGCACGGCGATCATATATTCGGTTTACCTGGTTTATTAACGAGTCGATCATTTCAAGGTGGGGAAGACAAGCCGTTAACTTTAATTGGACCCACAGGACTACAACAATTTATAGAAACCAATTTAAAATTATCAGAATCTCATCTCAATTATCCAATCACATATATTGAAATTGATAATAACTTTACATATCATCATGATGGTTTTACAGTGTCAGCCAAACTCTTGAACCACGGAATACCTTCATATGGGTATCGCATTGAATCTCCAACAACTCCTGGAACAATTAATGTAGATGCATTGAAAGCAATTGGTTTAGATCCTGGACCAAAATATCAAGAAGTTAAAATGTACGATAATTTTGAACATGAAGGTCAAATTTTTAATTCGAGTGACTTTAAAGGCCCTGCAAAACCAGGACCAATCGTTTCTATATTTGGAGATACTAAACCATGTAAAAATGAATATGTTATTGCGCAAAACTCTGATGTGATGGTACATGAGGCAACGTATATAGAAGGAGATAAAACGTTAGCTAATAATTATCACCATAGTCACATTGAAGATGTGTTTTTACTCATTGGACATGCGAATGTTAAGAAAAGTTTAATTACGCATTTGAGCAATCGCTATAATCAAGATGATATAGAAGAAATAAATCAAAATTTAAAATCAAGAATGAGCACACCAAATTTTGAATTTGTCAAAGATTTCCAAACTTTTAAAATATAA
- a CDS encoding DUF309 domain-containing protein, whose translation MEEALLDFYYHFHKYQHYFLCHDILEEAWKMNPNYSKNDGIVSLILFSTAMYHYRRHNYKGALKSFKKSLTTFLNARDKVLLGLNEEAFVKQIKQQIKNVYHKKNFVPIQLPMTEEMFNKIYYIYPDYTFNELSISDSYIVHHHKLRDRSDVINARQQALIKKHKK comes from the coding sequence TTGGAAGAGGCTTTGTTAGATTTTTATTATCATTTTCATAAATATCAACACTACTTTCTTTGCCATGATATATTAGAAGAAGCTTGGAAGATGAATCCTAATTATTCAAAAAATGACGGCATTGTAAGTTTAATTTTATTTTCCACAGCAATGTATCACTATAGACGGCATAATTATAAAGGTGCTTTGAAAAGTTTTAAAAAATCATTGACTACTTTCCTTAATGCTAGAGATAAAGTATTACTAGGCCTTAATGAAGAAGCTTTTGTGAAACAGATAAAACAGCAAATTAAAAATGTATATCATAAAAAGAACTTTGTACCTATACAATTACCAATGACTGAAGAAATGTTTAATAAAATTTATTACATTTATCCAGATTATACATTCAATGAATTATCAATTTCAGATAGCTATATTGTTCATCACCATAAATTAAGAGATAGAAGCGATGTAATCAATGCCAGACAACAAGCTTTGATAAAAAAACATAAAAAGTAG
- the scpB gene encoding SMC-Scp complex subunit ScpB yields the protein MDNIGILEALLYTAGDEGLDEKQLIEILDVNKETMNELVASYQSPGLMIQKFGTTYILTSKKEATSYIEQLIEQKSNMKLSQAAMETLSIIAYNQPLTRSDIEMIRGINSDGAVRTLIARGLIEAKDVETSRSHLLQTTNLFLNVFGIEKLEDLPTTEEDEEEMEDFFSNLVNQKGDSK from the coding sequence TTGGATAATATAGGAATTCTTGAAGCATTATTATATACAGCAGGAGATGAAGGACTTGATGAGAAGCAATTAATTGAAATTTTAGATGTTAATAAGGAAACAATGAACGAATTAGTTGCATCATATCAATCACCTGGTCTAATGATCCAGAAATTTGGAACAACATATATTTTAACTTCTAAAAAAGAAGCTACATCATATATAGAACAACTAATTGAACAAAAATCAAATATGAAACTTTCGCAAGCTGCAATGGAAACTTTGTCAATTATTGCCTATAATCAACCTTTAACTCGTAGTGATATTGAAATGATAAGAGGTATAAACTCTGATGGTGCGGTAAGAACGTTAATTGCACGAGGATTAATCGAAGCGAAAGATGTAGAAACTTCTCGTAGCCATCTTTTGCAAACAACAAATTTATTTTTAAATGTATTTGGAATAGAAAAATTAGAAGATTTACCTACAACTGAAGAAGATGAAGAAGAAATGGAAGACTTCTTTAGTAATTTAGTAAATCAAAAAGGAGACTCAAAATGA
- a CDS encoding transcriptional repressor — protein MEERLNRVKQQLQQSSYKLTPQREATVRVLIENEKDHLSAEDVYLKVKDKAPEIGLATVYRTLELLAELKVVDKINFGDGVARFDLRKEGAKHFHHHLVCMECGKVDEIHEDLLPQVEERVESEYNFKILDHRLTFHGVCAECQAKGK, from the coding sequence ATGGAAGAACGATTAAATAGAGTAAAACAACAATTACAACAATCTTCATATAAACTAACACCACAACGAGAAGCTACCGTTCGTGTTTTAATTGAAAATGAAAAAGATCATCTTAGTGCTGAAGATGTCTACTTAAAAGTTAAAGACAAAGCTCCTGAAATAGGCTTAGCTACCGTATATAGAACGCTAGAGCTTTTAGCAGAATTAAAAGTTGTCGATAAGATTAACTTTGGTGATGGTGTAGCACGCTTTGATTTAAGAAAAGAGGGCGCCAAACATTTCCATCATCATTTAGTATGTATGGAATGCGGTAAAGTTGATGAAATTCACGAAGATTTACTTCCACAAGTCGAAGAACGAGTTGAGTCTGAATATAATTTCAAAATTCTTGACCACAGACTTACATTTCATGGTGTATGTGCTGAATGCCAAGCTAAAGGAAAATAG
- a CDS encoding segregation/condensation protein A, whose product MYEVKLDAFNGPLDLLLHLIQKYEIDIYDIPMKSLTEQYMQYVHAMKQLEINLASEYLVMASELLMIKSKLLLPQHDIENELEEDPREELVGRLIEYQNYKEYTELLNDMKKEREHYFTKHPTDLSHLEKDITWDENQTIDLTELIVAYQRVKNRVALNTPKSVQITKETFTIQQATEKVSSQLKHCASFNFFSLFTFHEPIEQVVTHFLAILEMSKSGLINIEQAKSFDDINIIRGVNFNIG is encoded by the coding sequence ATGTATGAAGTGAAATTAGACGCCTTCAATGGCCCATTAGATTTGTTACTCCATTTAATCCAAAAATATGAAATTGATATTTATGATATACCCATGAAGTCTTTAACTGAGCAATATATGCAATATGTTCATGCGATGAAGCAACTAGAAATAAATTTAGCAAGTGAATACTTAGTTATGGCTTCAGAATTGCTCATGATAAAAAGTAAATTACTATTGCCTCAGCATGATATAGAAAATGAATTAGAAGAAGATCCAAGAGAAGAATTGGTAGGGCGATTAATCGAGTATCAAAATTATAAAGAATATACTGAACTACTTAACGATATGAAGAAAGAGCGCGAGCATTATTTCACCAAACATCCAACGGATTTATCTCACCTTGAAAAAGATATCACTTGGGATGAAAATCAAACCATTGATTTGACCGAACTAATTGTAGCTTATCAAAGAGTAAAAAACAGAGTAGCACTTAATACTCCAAAGTCAGTCCAAATTACTAAAGAAACGTTTACAATTCAGCAAGCTACAGAAAAAGTGTCTTCTCAATTAAAACACTGCGCTTCATTCAATTTCTTTAGTTTGTTTACGTTTCATGAACCAATTGAACAAGTGGTCACACACTTCCTTGCGATACTTGAAATGTCAAAATCTGGTCTCATAAACATAGAACAAGCAAAAAGTTTCGATGATATCAACATCATTAGGGGAGTGAATTTTAATATTGGATAA
- a CDS encoding response regulator transcription factor, translated as MTNEILIVDDEDRIRRLLKLYLERESFTIQEASDGKEAYELALENDYACILLDLMLPEMDGIEIASKLREHKDTPIIMLTAKGEETNRVEGFESGADDYIVKPFSPREVVLRVKALLRRTQSSKPEQSEPHARDVIEFNHLIIDNDAHRVLADNQQVNLTPKEYELLIYLAKTPNKVFDREQLLKEVWHYEFYGDLRTVDTHVKRLREKLNRVSADAAHMIQTVWGVGYKFEVKSSDEPTK; from the coding sequence ATGACAAACGAAATATTAATTGTAGACGATGAAGATAGAATACGAAGATTACTCAAACTCTATTTAGAAAGAGAATCGTTTACGATTCAAGAAGCAAGTGATGGTAAAGAAGCTTATGAGCTTGCGCTTGAAAATGACTATGCGTGCATACTTTTAGACTTAATGCTACCAGAGATGGATGGTATTGAAATAGCATCTAAGTTACGTGAGCATAAAGATACTCCAATTATTATGTTAACTGCTAAAGGAGAAGAGACAAATAGGGTAGAAGGTTTCGAGTCTGGTGCCGATGATTATATAGTTAAACCTTTCTCGCCTAGAGAAGTAGTCTTAAGAGTTAAGGCTTTATTACGTAGAACTCAGTCTTCAAAACCAGAACAAAGCGAACCTCATGCAAGAGATGTGATTGAATTTAACCATTTAATTATTGATAATGACGCACATCGCGTTTTAGCTGATAACCAACAAGTTAATTTAACACCTAAAGAATATGAATTATTGATATATTTAGCAAAAACACCTAATAAAGTATTTGATCGTGAACAACTATTAAAAGAAGTATGGCATTATGAATTTTATGGTGATTTAAGAACTGTAGACACTCATGTTAAACGTTTAAGAGAAAAATTAAATCGCGTTTCTGCAGATGCTGCACACATGATTCAAACTGTTTGGGGCGTTGGTTATAAATTTGAGGTAAAATCAAGTGACGAACCGACTAAATAG
- the xerD gene encoding site-specific tyrosine recombinase XerD: MDTIIEEYLKFIQIEKGLSENTIGAYRRDLKKYQTYMNEQKIAHIDFIDRQTIQECLGHLIDEGASSKSVARFISTIRSFHQFALREKYAAKDPTVLIETPKYEKKLPDVLEVDEVLQLLETPDLNKNNGYRDRTILELLYATGMRVSELIQIEIDDINLIMGFVKVFGKGNKERIIPLGDTVIEYLDTYINTVRPQLLKKTITNVLFLNMHGKALTRQGIWKMIKQYGLKANITKTLTPHTLRHSFATHLLENGADLRAVQEMLGHSDISTTQLYTHVSKTQIRQMYNQFHPRA, encoded by the coding sequence ATGGATACAATTATTGAAGAATACTTAAAATTCATTCAAATTGAGAAAGGTCTAAGTGAAAATACCATCGGTGCTTACAGACGTGATTTAAAAAAATATCAAACCTATATGAATGAACAAAAAATTGCGCACATAGATTTTATAGATCGACAAACCATTCAAGAGTGTCTCGGCCATCTCATTGATGAGGGTGCTTCATCAAAATCAGTAGCACGTTTTATATCAACGATTCGCAGTTTTCATCAATTTGCACTGCGTGAAAAGTATGCTGCTAAAGACCCAACTGTGTTAATTGAAACACCCAAATATGAAAAAAAATTACCTGATGTGTTAGAAGTAGATGAAGTACTTCAATTATTAGAAACACCTGATTTAAATAAAAATAATGGCTATCGAGATCGTACAATTCTTGAATTATTATATGCTACAGGTATGCGAGTTTCAGAATTAATTCAAATTGAAATCGATGATATTAATCTTATTATGGGTTTCGTAAAGGTATTTGGTAAAGGGAACAAAGAAAGAATTATTCCATTAGGAGATACAGTCATTGAATACTTGGATACCTATATCAATACTGTTCGTCCGCAACTATTAAAGAAAACAATAACAAATGTTCTTTTTCTAAATATGCACGGTAAAGCCTTAACAAGACAAGGTATTTGGAAAATGATTAAACAATATGGATTAAAAGCAAACATTACGAAGACACTGACGCCACACACATTAAGACATTCTTTTGCTACACATCTTCTTGAAAATGGTGCTGATTTACGTGCAGTACAAGAAATGTTAGGTCATTCAGATATTTCGACGACGCAATTATATACACATGTTTCTAAAACTCAAATTAGACAAATGTATAATCAATTCCATCCTAGAGCATAA
- a CDS encoding SDR family NAD(P)-dependent oxidoreductase — protein sequence MIGKHYIVTGGTSGLGLEIVKQLLTRGALVTIIARNNAKYDAIDFGDYKHKVTMIQCDLLDKERIIEIAKLIECPIHGLIYSSGLGYFKSIRQHSSSEMIETYEVNLISFNLIFQSLRPLLANQASIVAISSQAAFVTQANASHYGASKAALNAVLNALRIEEPNYHIMAVNAGPIQTPFHEKADPSLNYAKKYESIMINPKQFSNEIVKGMIKQKSEINKPHWMHNMLKLYQLAPRTIEKYFTPLFRNKS from the coding sequence ATGATTGGTAAGCATTATATAGTAACAGGTGGCACCAGTGGTCTGGGTCTAGAAATCGTTAAGCAATTACTGACCAGGGGCGCTTTAGTAACAATCATCGCACGAAACAATGCTAAATATGATGCAATTGATTTCGGTGACTATAAGCACAAAGTCACTATGATTCAATGCGATCTATTAGATAAAGAAAGAATTATTGAGATTGCTAAATTAATAGAATGCCCGATACATGGTTTAATTTATAGTTCAGGGTTAGGTTATTTTAAATCAATTCGCCAACATTCAAGTTCAGAAATGATTGAAACATATGAAGTTAATCTCATTAGTTTCAATTTAATTTTTCAATCTTTAAGACCATTACTTGCTAACCAAGCGTCGATTGTTGCTATTTCTAGTCAAGCTGCATTCGTTACACAAGCAAACGCTTCTCATTATGGTGCATCTAAAGCGGCTTTGAACGCAGTATTAAATGCACTAAGAATCGAGGAACCTAATTATCATATTATGGCTGTTAACGCTGGCCCAATTCAAACCCCTTTTCATGAAAAAGCAGATCCAAGTTTAAACTATGCTAAAAAATACGAGTCAATAATGATAAATCCTAAGCAATTTTCGAATGAAATTGTTAAAGGGATGATTAAACAAAAATCGGAAATAAATAAGCCACATTGGATGCATAACATGCTAAAACTATATCAATTAGCACCTAGAACAATTGAAAAGTATTTTACACCATTATTTAGAAATAAAAGTTAA